ACCATTACGGATAGGAAGAGAACGCTTTCCTAATTCATAGATGAGAGCTGATGTCAATTGACCTAGGGAATCTTTATCAATAGGAGCAAGATAAATACCTTCAGAACGCATCGAGCGGCCTAAATCTGATAAGGCCGCTGAAGAATTTAGGATAGTATATCCACTGCAAGAAGATAATCCCAAGCCCGACAAGCAAAAAAAGACAAAAACTAATATACGCATGAAAAATATCTTAAAACTAAGAAGAATGTTTTGCTATTCTATTTAGTCGTTTATGACACTTAGCTACTAAAGATGACTCAGGATAGTTATCAATAGCCGTGGTATAATAGATACTTGCTGCATGAGGTTTCTTCTTTTTTTCATAAAAACGCCCAGTAGTGTAGAGCCCTGAAGCATAACGTTCACACATAGAGCGTACGTTTGAAGAAACAACAAGAGTTAAAGGGTGATTGGGGTGTTGCTTTTTGATAGCCTCTTCATTGATCTTTGCCAGATTTAAATATTGCACATTATGAGGTTCTTTTTGTGCTTGCATAAGATAAATTTCTGAAAGACGAACAAAGGATTTTGGAGACAATGCGTGGGCAGCAAATTGTAACGTCAGTTTTTTAAAAGTTTTAATGGCTTCAGAAAAATCTTTTTTGATAACGAGCAAATCACCTTTAAGATACAAAGCTTGAGCTCCTAAATCTTTATTAGGAAAAGCTGTGAGTATTTCATCATAAATACGTAAGGCATCCGCATCCGCATTAGCGAGTTTAGGAAATCCTTCTAAAAGAAACACACGTTTGCGTTTCCCTTGAGCAAAGCTCTTTGCTATAGAATATTTCATCAAAAACAATTCTTCAGAATAATCAGCGTCAGGAAGTTGCATATAACTTGCAAAAGCTTTTTCAGCTAAATCTGGTTGACCATTTTTGAAATAACATACTCCAGTTAAGTACAAAGCTTCAGTATATAAAGGATCTTTTGGAAAATGATGAGTAACCATACCAAAACAAAGCAAGGCTTTACGATAACTTTGTCGTTCTAAATAGTTCTTCCCTTCTAAAATATATTCTTCCGGAGAGTGTTTAGGCACAAACTTTTGAGGAGATAATTTACCAGAAAAAGGTTCAAAAGAAATCGGCCTGGCGTTACATCCAGAACACAAAAGTAGTAATAAAACAACAAACTGTAAAACAGATTTCATAAATCCGGCATGAAGCTACGATAACAAAATGTTATCATAAAAAAGAAAAAGAGAATTTGTCAAATCCGTTGTTTTTGTTTTATTTACAAAATATAATTTTTTTATTTGATAAAACATTTTTTTATTTAGTAAAATAAATAAAAAGGTTTTTTATGAAAAAGTTAGTTTTGTACTTTGGTACTTTTGTTGTATCTCTTTTTTGCGGAGTTTTTTTATGGGATAATGTGCCTTGTGCACACAAGGCCATGCAGGTTACCGCAAATTATAGTGTTGATGTTTTTGAGAAGAGCTGCCGGCTTGTTCGCAAAGTTTCTGGATTCGAAAGACTCCGAGTTTTCGAAAGGAAGTTTTCTCCAGAGCAAATATTGACTTTCTTTCCAGAACATGTGGATGGAAATGCTTCTGTAGAACTGACTTTTGTTCCTCATACATTAATGCATGTGCGTTTTTCTAGAGAGGATGCTGTCAAGAAAACGATGGCCAGTCAAGAGGGTGAGATCCTTTGGAGCTTAGCAAATGGTGAAATGGTTCTTAATACGGGAACATGGGCTTGTTCTAAAGGATTTAGAGAATGCCTGATGCTAAAAGCAGGCAAGCAAGACGTCAATGTTATGCAGGCTCTAGCAAATCTCGGAGGAGCGGCTTCTAAAGAATCATTGACACACGCTCTATCTATGAAAAATATCAGAGCTGAAAAAGTAATCCGTGCCTGTCAGAAAAAGAAATTAATTTTTTCAATGGGCAGTCAAATAGGAAGTCATTTCCAACAGCTTCAGCCAATTAAAGGTTGTACAACAACAATCCAATCG
This portion of the Chlamydia crocodili genome encodes:
- a CDS encoding tetratricopeptide repeat protein yields the protein MKSVLQFVVLLLLLCSGCNARPISFEPFSGKLSPQKFVPKHSPEEYILEGKNYLERQSYRKALLCFGMVTHHFPKDPLYTEALYLTGVCYFKNGQPDLAEKAFASYMQLPDADYSEELFLMKYSIAKSFAQGKRKRVFLLEGFPKLANADADALRIYDEILTAFPNKDLGAQALYLKGDLLVIKKDFSEAIKTFKKLTLQFAAHALSPKSFVRLSEIYLMQAQKEPHNVQYLNLAKINEEAIKKQHPNHPLTLVVSSNVRSMCERYASGLYTTGRFYEKKKKPHAASIYYTTAIDNYPESSLVAKCHKRLNRIAKHSS